Within Primulina tabacum isolate GXHZ01 chromosome 5, ASM2559414v2, whole genome shotgun sequence, the genomic segment TCTCACATCCAACTTGAGGCAAGTgtcgaaaataaaaataaaatacaaaagaatgaAATCAGACTGACAGTATTAAAGTTATGATGGATATTTCCTATACACAGTCACGATTTTATATGAGATTACTACAGTTCTAATTCCCCAAGAAGATATCCAGAGgtgataaaaagaaaatatggCTTGCCTGAGCTTTGAATTGTATGTACATTGCACCCAAAAATCGAAGATATTAACGCGAGAATGCATTTGTTTGCTGATGCTCCGCCCGTAGCAATTATACTGTTTGGAGGTGAAGGGAGCCCGAATCTTTCAGCATGAGCTCGCATTGAGAGCAACTGGCCCTCCACTAATGCTCGGACCTGCAAGAACTTTGTTTCAGCGAGTATGTAACCATACTAACATTTATGCATATTGAAGGTGAGGCAGACAAACCTCAGAAGTAGGGTCAAATGCATCAACTTCATGTTCTTTTACTCCATCTAACGAGTCACCACTGAAATTTTCGAGAACGTAACGATGGAACCCAACTGCAATCATCGCAAGCTAGTCATATATTCGCGATACTCGTATTGTAGGGCAGTCGAAGACAATATATTCGTGTAATTTGAACCTTTTTATCCTATTCAAAAGTGGAGATAAAGGGGATAATGAATAAGATCTTTTAGCAAGAACAACATTGATTCCAGAACTCTGGAAGCAATTATAGGTATTTTAATCGATAATAATATCTATGAGTTCGTACAATTGATCAAAATTTGTGTAAGCATTTTTACCTGGGAGGGGAGGAAGAATTTCATGTTCCTTGTAATAAAAGCCTATCTTTCCACCTGTACCTTACAACATTAAAACCGAGGCGAAGAACGACGAAATAATACGTCCTTAAAGAAAAAAGTTTAGAACAGATGCGCTAACCATTTAGAGACGGTGATTCCTGTAAACATCTATTAAACACATCCCAAGATTTATCCGCACATTGGTTACGTATATCTGCCAAGTTTggaacaagaaaataaaaacattcAACAATGATCTATAATATCCAAATCGTTGTTTTCAGCAGTTTGTTACATACCTTCACGGGTAAGAGATCCGTTCTTGTAGCACAGCATTACCATGTAACCTTTTTCATCCACTGGATTAGGAAAGACGTGCCCTTCTAAGCATGGCTTGTGCTCGTTGGTGATCCCAAAGACCTATTTTCAGTGTCGAGGTACTGTCGTTAAATTGAACCAACATCACATGCAGCATAAAACAGCAGATGTTCCGACAGAAGACGACTTACAGTGTCACTGGTTCCGAGACTGATAGCTAGATCCCCAGGACTACTAAGGGTTAAACCTAAAACATACAAGGAACTCAATGAGCATCAGATGAATTACTGCATAGTTTATAGAAACTGTAAACTGGCATTATCATGATAATGAAGGAACTAGATTACATTGGTTTTCAACTGTTTTATAAATGTCTGATTGATTGATGGATTTCAAAtgtttttttgttgttttagatAAGTAAGACCATGAACTTCAAATTCACCTAATGATAatgtcatttgaaattcattctaCTTTGTGTAActaatgtgtaaaaaaataaggtATGAATTTAGTATTTGATCTATTGTTTCATTGTTTACAAAAATCTATGTATTTCAAATAAATCCTCCCAACTGCACCCTAAAGCTACATTTGGATCAATGAAAACGAGGTTCACAAATTTAAAATGTGTCCAATTCCACCATGTCTGCATTTTGTCTTTCGAATCCAACGCATTTTTAGGCTATCTTTTGGTGTGGATTTGAAATTCCTTCAAAAAGTTATAATTTGAACTCCATGAAATCCTCTCGTTCAGAACACATTATCAAATCCAAATTCATCGATCCATATGGAGCCCCAAGAGAATTGTCAAAGGCCTGATGTGTTGTGCGGGGCATTCAATCCCGCAAACAAATTACAAACAAGAACTTTCGTCTGTCAACAACTTGGTTATAAGAAAAACACGAGGAAACACAGAAATAGTTACCAGCTAGGCTGTTGGGATTATCACCAGACCACTGAATGATCAAACAGTTCTTGTCAAATTTATACCTGAACATTTTCTAACAAGGCTTATAAGAAATCCAACAATGTACACAAACATGGAATATATTAACGGTGAAGATTAAGATGCCACTGACCTCTCCACGAAATAAGGGGCGATTAAACCAGCTACCGCGTGTGCAGGAGCTAATTTCCCAAGTTTTTTCTCCAAGCCTGGAGCAGTGGCCTACAACATACGTAcataacatataaatatatttagtaCAATGAACTTCTACTGAAATAGAAACATTGCATCGACCAAGAAATCGAAAACCAATAATGGAGTATAAACAAACCTCCAAAAGCATCTTTGACCAAGCCCTCTTTTTGATGTCCATCAAATTCATCCCCGCCCCATCCGTTTGATCGATACAAGCATATTTCCCGATGAAAAGAGATGCCATAAACGAGCTGACTAGAGAGATTCTCTCAGTATTCTTGTAAGCTTCTGGCTGTGTCTCAAATATTCTCCGAATTTGCGGACCTGTAAATCTTTCATAAGCTCGAGAACCAGTGAGCTTTGACAACTCCAGTCCACCACCAACAGATTTCTCAATTTCCTTACATTGTTCGGTAGTGCTACTATCCATCCATATAGGCGATTCTTCAACTGAAAACGCATCACGGAATTGATCCACCAATGCCTTTTTCGAGTCCAATGATGAAAGGGTTGAAGAGCTCCCATTTTTCCAATACACGCTACCGTGTTGCTGTCCACTACCCGAAATGGCAGCAATCTTTCCAAAATTTAACTTCGATTTTTCGAGTCTCTGGAGTATTAAATCCAATGCCTCCACCCACATTAAACTGGGTGAAACAATCCTCCCATTGACAGAAGGATCCCTATAAACACCATCTTTGGTTTTGTAATGGCTTAATTCAGAATCGAAATTAATTATATCAGAAGCTACAATATTGAGATTTGCATCCAATACGGTTGCCTTCAATGACCTACAGGAAAAACGATCATTATCTCttaatttatacaaaatttaaatcTTGAATCCCAATCACTGGAAATCGCTGGAAAAAGATAAATTTAACAGAAACCCACAAAAATTAGTAGAAATccagttgaataaacactacaAATTGTTTTAATAAGAATC encodes:
- the LOC142547428 gene encoding xylulose kinase 2-like; this encodes MEDFHLPKDSYFLGFDSSTQSLKATVLDANLNIVASDIINFDSELSHYKTKDGVYRDPSVNGRIVSPSLMWVEALDLILQRLEKSKLNFGKIAAISGSGQQHGSVYWKNGSSSTLSSLDSKKALVDQFRDAFSVEESPIWMDSSTTEQCKEIEKSVGGGLELSKLTGSRAYERFTGPQIRRIFETQPEAYKNTERISLVSSFMASLFIGKYACIDQTDGAGMNLMDIKKRAWSKMLLEATAPGLEKKLGKLAPAHAVAGLIAPYFVERYKFDKNCLIIQWSGDNPNSLAGLTLSSPGDLAISLGTSDTVFGITNEHKPCLEGHVFPNPVDEKGYMVMLCYKNGSLTREDIRNQCADKSWDVFNRCLQESPSLNGGKIGFYYKEHEILPPLPVGFHRYVLENFSGDSLDGVKEHEVDAFDPTSEVRALVEGQLLSMRAHAERFGLPSPPNSIIATGGASANKCILALISSIFGCNVHTIQSSDSASMGAALRAAHGWLCNKRGCFVPISSMYTDKLEQTSLNCKLAATSGDPELVTRYGLLMRKRVEIENNLVKKLGRL